Proteins from a single region of Hordeum vulgare subsp. vulgare chromosome 6H, MorexV3_pseudomolecules_assembly, whole genome shotgun sequence:
- the LOC123405832 gene encoding translation initiation factor IF-2-like yields MVGHRPSRVSATPGAAHRAPMNSEFPSDGRPLRTTAPPRTENQPWFRDLYRNRNRAVAGAAGNAQHPVHPLAAAAADAAPAAPVAPGAPPVPPAAPAAPVAPGAPPVPPAAPAAPAAPAAPVAPGAPPVAPGAPPVAPGAPPVHPFATGLTFAGCSFELGEHVPAYDSASDEPPEDPAALFVWCSFALADNLYQYDVARVELMEALAAPEALAAPAAVAASLVAPAAYGRTLAENLTALSQGISAHAASLPADEDALAQAFAELARTCSTHAQSLVAHAYFLTGYAAGLTAGVAPAAPIQEPAPFRLPHAALDVEVDRN; encoded by the exons ATGGTGGGCCATCGACCAAGCCGCGTGTCAGCGACTCCCGGCGCGGCTCACCGTGCCCCTATGAACTCGGAGTTTCCTTCAGACGGGAGGCCCCTTCGCACCACTGCTCCACCCCGCACCGAGAACCAGCCTTGGTTCCGCGACCTCTACCGCAACCGCAACCGAGCGGTTGCAGGCGCCGCCGGCAACGCACAGCATCCCGTCCAcccgctcgccgccgccgccgccgacgccgcgcCCGCCGCGCCCGTGGCCCCCGGCGCGCCGCCCGTGCCCCCCGCCGCGCCCGCCGCGCCCGTGGCCCCCGGCGCGCCGCCCGTGCCCCCCGCCGCGCCCGCCGCGCCCGCCGCGCCCGCCGCGCCCGTGGCCCCCGGCGCGCCGCCCGTGGCCCCCGGCGCGCCGCCCGTGGCCCCCGGCGCGCCGCCCGTGCACCCCTTCGCGACGGGGTTGACCTTTGCCGGGTGCAGCTTCGAGCTCGGTGAACACGTCCCCGCGTATGATTCGGCCTCCGACGAGCCGCCCGAGGACCCCGCAGCGCTGTTCGTCTGGTGCAGCTTCGCCCTCGCCGACAACTTGTACCAGTATGACGTGGCGCGCGTCGAGCTCATGGAGGCGCTCGCCGCGCCAGAAGCACTTGCGGCGCCGGCAGCCGTCGCAGCGTCTCTCGTTGCGCCCGCAGCGTACGGGAGGACCCTCGCGGAGAACCTCACCGCGCTCTCCCAGGGGATCTCGGCGCACGCGGCGTCCCTGCCCGCAGACGAGGACGCGCTCGCCCAGGCGTTCGCCGAACTCGCCCGCACCTGCAGCACCCACGCGCAGAGTCTCGTCGCTCACGCGTACTTCCTCACCGGGTACGCCGCAGGCCTCACCGCCGGCGTCGCGCCCGCCGCGCCCATCCAG GAACCGGCGCCCTTTCGGCTTCCGCATGCCGCTTTAGATGTCGAGGTGGACCGCAACTAG